A region of Paenibacillus thiaminolyticus DNA encodes the following proteins:
- a CDS encoding acyl-CoA thioester hydrolase/BAAT C-terminal domain-containing protein translates to MIMMNPLQLEVAETSLLDDRLDIRVTHAPTACTVTLRAATTDEEGVAWRSYAVFRSDDSGIIDLGRQAPLEGTYQTADAMGLFWSMKPSASDPEIFQKAGSDPLQVTLTAEAEGTIVAERQIVRQVIADEVERIPLDPDELGIAGTFFRPLAAERPPAVLVLAGSGGGVNELMAGLLASRGYAALALAYFGVGPLPSQLREIPLEYFEKAVSWLKSQPGIRHESIAVVGRSKGGELALLLGATYPELHPIVSYVPSPYLFSSFVGGTPASSWTHKGEPLPFVPLRMNLALLFRILSRRFTKQPLSFASLYEKSVKLKPDWGGAMIPLERIRGPVLLISGGDDKTWPSTYFSEVAASRLREKEFPYPVRHLSYPDAGHMIQAPYLPSTVHRGGMLLLGGSDGKDAEACAESWAEMLDFLDHHCTRTED, encoded by the coding sequence ATGATCATGATGAATCCGCTTCAGCTCGAAGTCGCCGAGACGTCGCTGCTCGATGACAGGCTGGACATTCGCGTCACTCACGCTCCAACGGCTTGTACCGTTACGCTGCGGGCGGCGACGACGGATGAGGAGGGCGTAGCCTGGCGCTCCTATGCCGTCTTCCGCAGCGACGACAGCGGGATTATCGATCTGGGCCGGCAGGCCCCGCTGGAAGGAACATACCAGACGGCCGACGCGATGGGTCTTTTCTGGTCCATGAAGCCGTCAGCTTCCGATCCGGAGATTTTCCAGAAGGCCGGTTCCGATCCGCTTCAGGTGACATTGACTGCCGAGGCCGAGGGAACAATCGTGGCAGAACGCCAGATCGTCCGGCAAGTCATCGCTGACGAGGTGGAACGGATTCCGCTAGACCCGGATGAACTCGGGATAGCGGGCACCTTCTTCCGGCCCCTTGCGGCAGAGCGTCCTCCAGCCGTCCTCGTACTGGCCGGTTCGGGAGGCGGCGTGAATGAATTAATGGCCGGCTTGCTGGCCTCACGCGGATATGCTGCCCTTGCCCTGGCATATTTCGGGGTCGGCCCGCTTCCTTCCCAACTGAGGGAGATCCCGCTTGAATACTTCGAGAAGGCCGTCTCCTGGCTGAAGTCCCAGCCTGGGATCCGCCACGAGTCCATCGCGGTCGTCGGCCGTTCCAAGGGAGGAGAGCTGGCGCTGCTGCTCGGGGCGACCTATCCGGAGCTTCATCCCATCGTAAGCTACGTGCCGAGCCCGTATCTATTTTCGAGCTTCGTCGGCGGAACGCCGGCCTCCTCCTGGACGCACAAGGGAGAACCGCTGCCGTTCGTGCCGCTGCGCATGAATCTGGCGCTGCTGTTCCGCATACTGAGCCGGCGGTTCACGAAGCAACCGCTCTCCTTCGCCTCCTTGTATGAGAAGAGCGTCAAGCTGAAGCCGGACTGGGGCGGCGCCATGATTCCGCTGGAGCGAATCCGGGGACCGGTGCTGCTCATCTCCGGCGGAGATGATAAGACCTGGCCTTCCACCTACTTCTCCGAGGTAGCCGCATCGCGGCTGAGAGAGAAGGAATTCCCTTATCCCGTCCGGCATCTCTCCTATCCGGACGCGGGCCATATGATTCAGGCGCCGTACTTGCCCAGCACCGTCCATCGCGGCGGCATGCTGCTGCTCGGCGGAAGCGACGGCAAGGATGCCGAGGCCTGCGCGGAATCATGGGCGGAGATGCTGGACTTCCTGGATCATCATTGCACACGGACAGAAGATTAG
- a CDS encoding VOC family protein, which translates to MPKLCVISIYVSDLELAKQFYCGKLGFEVSREYDANTVSLKHKNIPIVLYQVEQPARTDYPQQAQVVLGLETDNLAGTIAELAAQGIETIYDTPQPCPPGAYNAFRDPFGNVIELLEFSKQPSGQ; encoded by the coding sequence ATGCCTAAGCTATGTGTCATTTCAATTTATGTATCCGACCTGGAGCTGGCGAAGCAGTTCTACTGTGGCAAATTGGGGTTCGAGGTATCGCGGGAGTACGATGCGAATACGGTCAGCTTGAAGCATAAAAACATCCCGATCGTGCTGTACCAGGTTGAACAGCCGGCCCGGACAGATTACCCGCAGCAGGCCCAAGTCGTGCTCGGCTTGGAGACGGACAACCTGGCCGGCACCATCGCCGAGCTCGCAGCCCAAGGGATCGAGACCATCTACGATACGCCGCAGCCATGCCCGCCGGGAGCCTACAACGCGTTCCGTGATCCGTTCGGGAATGTCATCGAGTTGTTGGAATTCAGCAAGCAGCCGTCTGGACAATGA
- a CDS encoding DUF3626 domain-containing protein has protein sequence MVEPFHSKPALTPAQAQAIQHVQASASLVRQHACERIERHLTRAGFPSATLHDILAAVRESVRVTVNFHPDRLLAGGSLVVDGLLRDGVYRSQFETGVTSASPTAYPGGDRDRWERRLFGGAYHQAGLAHRERPKYGALNLLQHPEGGAPSFGSCHVVLRSSMLARCTYTLGDSYSEPEHSGTIDVFEPLLAELLDEAAAAGSAPGRDAGGSAALLRRLLASGEEAPSSIRRDLDQYIEAQIHGDVALASDVEAIVADPSFRGTRIGERLAALASRYHVALHWHHGFQLAASDVPDDFRGSKMPPLARRVVRDFATVPGHLDAHAIGDAARSLARHPELWADWGTPGETWQHLKQLWHVLARFGHPYQGHGKL, from the coding sequence ATGGTTGAACCATTCCATAGCAAGCCGGCATTGACGCCAGCGCAGGCACAAGCCATACAGCATGTCCAGGCGTCCGCCAGCCTGGTACGGCAGCACGCATGCGAGCGCATCGAACGGCATTTGACGCGAGCGGGCTTCCCGTCCGCCACATTGCACGACATTCTTGCCGCCGTGCGCGAATCGGTCCGGGTGACGGTCAATTTCCACCCGGACCGGCTGCTTGCCGGCGGCTCGCTCGTCGTGGACGGTCTGCTGCGGGACGGGGTGTACCGCAGCCAGTTCGAGACGGGCGTGACGAGCGCCAGCCCGACGGCTTACCCCGGCGGGGACCGCGACCGCTGGGAGCGAAGGCTGTTCGGCGGCGCTTATCATCAGGCCGGGCTAGCACACCGGGAGCGCCCGAAATACGGGGCGCTGAACCTGTTGCAGCACCCCGAAGGGGGCGCGCCGAGTTTCGGCTCCTGCCATGTGGTGCTGCGCAGCTCTATGCTGGCCCGATGCACATATACGCTCGGGGACAGCTATTCCGAGCCGGAGCATAGCGGCACGATCGATGTCTTCGAGCCGCTGCTCGCGGAGCTGCTGGACGAGGCAGCGGCCGCAGGCTCCGCGCCGGGCCGGGATGCCGGCGGCAGTGCCGCGCTTCTTCGCCGTCTCCTCGCATCCGGCGAAGAAGCACCCTCCAGCATCCGCAGGGATCTGGACCAATATATCGAGGCTCAGATTCACGGTGATGTCGCGCTGGCCTCGGATGTGGAGGCGATCGTGGCCGATCCGTCCTTCCGCGGGACGCGAATCGGCGAGCGGCTTGCTGCTCTCGCCTCCAGGTATCATGTAGCGCTGCACTGGCATCATGGGTTCCAGCTCGCCGCCTCCGATGTGCCGGATGACTTCCGGGGATCGAAGATGCCGCCGTTGGCGCGCCGGGTCGTACGGGATTTCGCCACCGTCCCGGGGCACTTGGATGCGCACGCGATCGGGGATGCGGCCCGTTCGCTTGCCCGTCATCCCGAGCTCTGGGCCGATTGGGGCACGCCGGGGGAGACATGGCAGCATCTCAAGCAGCTGTGGCATGTTCTCGCGCGTTTCGGCCATCCTTATCAAGGTCATGGGAAATTGTAA
- the map gene encoding type I methionyl aminopeptidase, whose product MIILKSNEEIGLMREAGRIVAECHAKLGEAIKPGVATTALDRLVEQHIRSRGAVPSFLGHHGFTASICVAKNDVICHGFPDDQPLEDGDVVTIDIGAHYRGYHGDSGWTYAVGTVSDDIRQLMDACHQSLFLGIEQAVAGNRVGDIGFAIQTFADRHGYGNVRDFTGHGIGQELWEEPPIPHYGRSGTGPRLKQGMVIAIEPMLTLGDYHAYVESDGWTARTADHSICVQYEHTVAITDNGPDILTKL is encoded by the coding sequence ATGATAATATTGAAATCAAATGAAGAAATTGGCCTCATGAGAGAGGCCGGGCGAATTGTAGCGGAATGCCATGCCAAGCTGGGCGAGGCGATCAAGCCGGGCGTCGCGACGACAGCGCTTGATCGGCTGGTCGAGCAGCATATCCGCTCGCGCGGAGCCGTGCCGAGCTTCCTCGGCCATCACGGCTTCACCGCTTCGATCTGCGTGGCGAAGAACGATGTCATCTGTCACGGCTTCCCCGATGACCAGCCGCTCGAGGATGGCGATGTCGTCACGATCGATATCGGAGCGCATTATCGCGGCTATCATGGCGATTCCGGATGGACATATGCCGTGGGCACCGTATCCGATGATATTCGGCAGCTGATGGACGCCTGCCATCAGAGCCTGTTCCTCGGCATCGAGCAGGCCGTCGCCGGCAATCGCGTCGGCGATATCGGCTTCGCGATTCAGACATTCGCCGACCGCCATGGATACGGCAATGTCAGAGACTTCACCGGGCATGGCATCGGCCAGGAGCTGTGGGAAGAGCCGCCCATCCCCCATTATGGCCGCTCAGGTACGGGGCCGAGATTGAAGCAGGGCATGGTCATCGCGATCGAACCGATGCTGACCTTGGGCGACTATCACGCCTATGTCGAGAGTGACGGCTGGACCGCCCGGACGGCGGATCACTCGATCTGCGTCCAGTATGAGCATACCGTGGCGATTACCGACAACGGTCCTGACATATTGACGAAGCTGTAG
- a CDS encoding zinc-binding dehydrogenase, protein MKAIVHAGQSGLEGLSYKEMAAKQPGAGEVKVRLRAAGLNHRDLFLMAGRTPQDPPLVLGSDGAGTIEAVGEEVPPGLVGSEVIIHPCLDWETPEIVPALPAIVGGPSDGTFTESIIVPARNAFPKPAFLTWEEAGVLPLSALTAYRALFTRGRLRPGEHVVIPGIGGGVATYALLMAVAAGARVTVTSRSEEKRLRALELGSHQAFDSQCEWKDEIGGEAADLILDSIGPATFGQYFEVIKPNGRIVTFGASSGDRMEIPVRAIFFPQISIIGTSMGSRQEFEDMLNFIERHSIRPVVDRVYPLQDTVQAFERMRLAEQFGNIGLTIE, encoded by the coding sequence GTGAAAGCAATTGTGCACGCAGGCCAGAGTGGTCTAGAAGGCTTGTCATATAAGGAAATGGCTGCGAAGCAGCCAGGGGCAGGGGAAGTGAAGGTGCGGCTGCGGGCCGCGGGCCTCAATCACCGCGATCTGTTCCTGATGGCCGGCCGAACGCCCCAAGATCCGCCATTGGTTCTCGGCTCGGACGGCGCCGGGACGATTGAAGCCGTGGGGGAAGAGGTACCTCCCGGCCTTGTGGGCAGCGAGGTCATCATTCATCCTTGCCTCGACTGGGAGACGCCGGAGATCGTCCCTGCCCTTCCCGCCATCGTCGGCGGTCCATCGGACGGGACCTTCACGGAGAGCATCATCGTTCCCGCCCGCAACGCCTTCCCGAAGCCGGCATTTCTGACCTGGGAAGAGGCGGGCGTGCTCCCCTTGTCCGCCCTGACGGCTTACCGGGCTTTGTTCACGAGAGGACGGCTTCGGCCCGGTGAGCATGTCGTCATTCCGGGAATCGGCGGCGGGGTCGCCACCTATGCCCTGCTCATGGCTGTGGCGGCCGGAGCAAGAGTAACCGTCACGTCACGGAGTGAGGAGAAACGGCTCAGGGCGCTGGAGCTTGGTTCGCATCAGGCCTTCGACAGCCAGTGTGAATGGAAGGACGAGATCGGCGGAGAAGCGGCCGATCTGATCCTCGACAGCATCGGACCGGCGACATTCGGGCAATATTTCGAAGTCATCAAGCCGAATGGCCGCATCGTCACGTTCGGCGCAAGCTCGGGCGACAGGATGGAGATTCCGGTGCGAGCGATCTTTTTCCCGCAGATCAGCATTATCGGAACGTCTATGGGAAGCCGCCAGGAGTTCGAAGACATGCTGAATTTCATCGAGCGCCATTCCATCCGGCCGGTTGTCGACCGCGTATACCCGCTGCAAGATACAGTTCAAGCCTTCGAGCGGATGCGGCTGGCCGAGCAATTTGGTAATATTGGCTTAACCATAGAGTAA
- a CDS encoding helix-turn-helix domain-containing protein — protein sequence MNAKRELTPQEGQGMRIQMMKDEHIVAAEQAILYMKSHLEDDITSEQMAAHVGYSPYHFTRIFKSVTGISPRHYLSALRMESGKSALLQAPSLLVKVLLSIGFRSAGSFNTRFKQQVGVPPRAFRIGSAALTAYMNQFKERELSLPVPGKEAAPQITCRIEAPASFRGLIFVGLFPRPIPDQRPIAGTALAGGKLTCAFADVPSGTYHALAAGIPWSLRPKDYFVLDRAIRGKYPSAIEVNDQTELGIAIQLRDPLPYDPPIVISLPQLLFEKNKESNTAK from the coding sequence ATGAACGCGAAGCGCGAGCTCACACCCCAGGAAGGGCAAGGAATGCGGATTCAGATGATGAAGGACGAGCATATTGTCGCGGCGGAACAAGCCATTCTGTATATGAAAAGTCATCTGGAGGACGATATCACGTCCGAACAAATGGCTGCTCATGTGGGATACAGTCCGTATCATTTTACGCGAATATTCAAGAGCGTGACCGGCATCTCCCCGCGCCACTATCTGTCCGCCCTACGGATGGAATCCGGGAAATCGGCGCTGCTTCAGGCGCCGTCGCTCCTCGTCAAAGTGCTGCTGTCGATCGGATTCCGCAGCGCCGGGTCCTTCAACACGCGGTTCAAGCAGCAAGTCGGCGTGCCGCCGCGGGCTTTCCGAATTGGTTCCGCCGCGTTAACGGCGTATATGAATCAATTCAAGGAACGCGAATTGTCGCTTCCCGTTCCCGGGAAGGAGGCGGCTCCGCAGATTACGTGCCGGATTGAAGCACCAGCCTCCTTCCGCGGCTTGATCTTCGTCGGCCTGTTCCCTCGTCCGATCCCGGATCAGCGGCCGATTGCCGGGACCGCGCTCGCAGGAGGGAAGCTGACGTGCGCGTTCGCGGATGTGCCTTCAGGGACATATCACGCGCTCGCGGCCGGCATCCCGTGGAGTCTTCGCCCGAAGGATTATTTCGTGCTGGATCGCGCCATCCGCGGCAAATATCCTTCTGCCATCGAGGTAAATGATCAGACAGAGTTGGGAATTGCGATTCAACTGCGGGACCCGCTGCCCTACGATCCGCCGATTGTCATCAGCCTGCCGCAGCTCCTCTTCGAGAAGAACAAGGAGAGCAACACCGCAAAGTAG
- a CDS encoding 6-phosphogluconate dehydrogenase, producing the protein MHYRIMYPTRTKEVLVATFLLSAAMLHVALMTEQTVPALFFLQMAALAVLIGSLCAEVCVRMKKRTADIRAESDSITIRGTFIPAEEVAEIVVKGYRQAAVGIRLKGKSSIPGYCCFRFPGGENGGMSELSRWAERHGIPVKQGYFMTWL; encoded by the coding sequence ATGCATTATCGAATTATGTATCCGACAAGGACGAAGGAAGTGCTTGTGGCAACCTTCCTGCTCAGTGCAGCCATGCTGCATGTCGCGTTGATGACCGAACAAACCGTGCCTGCGTTGTTCTTCCTGCAAATGGCTGCCTTGGCGGTGCTCATTGGATCGCTGTGTGCGGAAGTATGCGTGCGCATGAAGAAGCGAACGGCAGACATTCGGGCGGAATCGGATTCCATCACGATTCGGGGGACATTCATACCGGCGGAGGAAGTAGCAGAGATCGTCGTGAAGGGGTATCGCCAAGCCGCTGTAGGCATCCGGCTGAAGGGGAAGAGCTCAATCCCTGGCTATTGCTGCTTCCGGTTCCCGGGAGGGGAGAACGGCGGCATGAGTGAATTGTCCCGTTGGGCCGAACGGCATGGCATCCCGGTGAAGCAGGGTTATTTCATGACCTGGCTGTAG
- a CDS encoding SRPBCC family protein, with product MTITEEIWIEAEPERVWNAWTQSDRITLWFASAADIEPKSGGKFELFFNPDRKDSMSTIGCKIIRYDEPRSFTFQWKGPDPFADTMNRQEQLTLVKVTLEPANRGTAVRLEHSGWMDTEAWNQARQWHIEAWLQMLASLKAMLESGEGARCCP from the coding sequence ATGACGATTACCGAGGAAATCTGGATTGAAGCCGAACCGGAGCGCGTATGGAACGCGTGGACCCAATCCGATCGCATTACGCTCTGGTTCGCTTCCGCTGCCGACATTGAACCGAAGAGCGGAGGCAAATTCGAGCTGTTCTTCAATCCGGATCGCAAAGACAGCATGAGCACGATCGGCTGCAAAATCATCCGCTATGACGAGCCGCGTTCGTTCACGTTCCAATGGAAGGGACCCGATCCGTTCGCCGATACGATGAATCGGCAGGAGCAGTTGACGCTGGTGAAGGTCACGCTGGAGCCGGCGAATCGGGGCACCGCGGTCCGGCTGGAGCACAGCGGCTGGATGGACACGGAAGCATGGAATCAGGCGCGGCAGTGGCATATCGAGGCTTGGCTGCAGATGCTGGCCAGCCTGAAGGCAATGCTTGAATCCGGCGAAGGGGCCCGATGCTGCCCATAA
- a CDS encoding TetR/AcrR family transcriptional regulator, whose amino-acid sequence MSPRTKEQNERMRAARMKLIRQAAFDVYLDRGIHRAEMNEIAKRAGVARASIYYYYQDKWELFRLLFLDFIEQTRQWAGRMLDMEEAPAARLQRHARYYMQRAVEEPSFVLLTRSIDEDLPAVFGEQAAEQRDLLRLRPSLIRTIREGMTTGILRRSDPSLAADLYWGALLGAMANLSGRQAAREELGALVNEAVDLLCGGMIHRPQEMTPPIAIMHRLDEGGNS is encoded by the coding sequence ATGTCGCCGCGAACGAAGGAACAGAACGAGCGAATGCGGGCCGCGCGCATGAAGCTTATTCGCCAGGCGGCATTCGACGTCTATCTTGACCGGGGCATCCACCGCGCCGAGATGAATGAGATCGCGAAGCGGGCCGGCGTCGCCCGAGCTTCTATCTACTATTATTATCAGGATAAATGGGAGCTGTTCCGGCTTCTCTTTCTCGACTTCATCGAGCAGACCCGGCAATGGGCCGGGCGAATGCTGGACATGGAGGAAGCGCCGGCCGCGCGTCTGCAGCGGCATGCCCGTTATTATATGCAGCGAGCGGTAGAAGAGCCGTCGTTCGTCCTGCTCACTCGCAGCATCGATGAAGATCTGCCTGCCGTCTTCGGCGAGCAGGCCGCGGAGCAGCGGGATCTTCTCCGGCTTCGCCCCTCGCTTATTCGTACGATCCGGGAGGGCATGACAACCGGGATTCTACGCCGATCGGACCCTTCTCTAGCCGCCGATCTGTACTGGGGAGCCCTCCTCGGCGCAATGGCGAATCTATCTGGCCGGCAGGCCGCCCGGGAGGAGCTGGGCGCCCTGGTGAATGAAGCGGTAGATCTGCTATGCGGCGGGATGATACATAGGCCCCAAGAAATGACACCACCAATCGCCATAATGCATAGGCTCGATGAAGGAGGCAATTCATGA
- a CDS encoding LysR substrate-binding domain-containing protein encodes MESGDLKIFQAVARKGSITKAAQALNYVQSNVTTRIQQLEAELKTPLFRRSNRGMTLTPAGENLLEYAERILSLLDEAEKSARYSEHPSGPLRIGSIETAAVTHLTPLLKSYGLQYPDVQLSLQTGETHRLTRQVLNDELDGAFIYGPVEHPDIEHVAAFRDELVLISEPGTGSLEECLAKPMLFFDVGCSHRARAERFLSESGHPSGPVMEFGTFEVILRGVSEGLGVSMLPKSSIAEAAEAGRIATHRLPHGYRDLHIWFVHRQEPVCSSAVTAFIALLDAEPAT; translated from the coding sequence GTGGAAAGCGGAGATTTGAAAATATTTCAGGCCGTGGCCCGGAAAGGCAGTATCACCAAGGCGGCACAAGCGTTGAATTACGTCCAGTCCAATGTGACCACCCGGATTCAGCAGCTGGAGGCTGAATTGAAGACCCCGCTGTTCCGCCGCTCCAATCGGGGGATGACGCTCACTCCCGCAGGCGAGAATCTGCTGGAGTATGCGGAGCGGATCTTGAGCTTGCTCGACGAGGCGGAGAAGTCGGCGCGCTACTCGGAGCATCCATCCGGACCGCTTCGCATCGGTTCCATCGAGACGGCGGCCGTTACGCATCTGACGCCGCTCCTGAAGTCCTACGGTCTCCAATATCCCGACGTACAGCTGTCGCTCCAGACCGGGGAGACGCACCGCCTGACGCGGCAAGTGCTGAACGACGAGTTGGACGGCGCCTTCATTTATGGTCCGGTAGAGCATCCCGATATCGAACATGTCGCCGCGTTCCGGGATGAGCTGGTGCTTATCTCCGAGCCGGGAACGGGCAGTCTGGAGGAATGCCTGGCGAAGCCGATGCTGTTCTTCGATGTCGGATGCTCTCATCGCGCCCGCGCCGAGCGCTTCCTGAGCGAATCCGGCCATCCTTCCGGCCCGGTCATGGAATTCGGCACCTTCGAGGTGATTCTTCGCGGCGTATCCGAGGGGCTCGGCGTGTCCATGCTGCCGAAGTCATCGATCGCCGAGGCGGCGGAAGCCGGCCGGATCGCAACGCATCGCCTGCCGCACGGGTACCGCGATCTGCATATCTGGTTCGTGCATCGGCAGGAGCCGGTCTGCTCCAGCGCTGTGACCGCATTCATCGCATTGCTGGATGCCGAACCTGCAACGTAA
- a CDS encoding elongation factor G encodes MKTINIGIVAHVDAGKTSLTERLLYETKVIRELGGVDSGNTQTDSLELERRRGITIKASVVSFVVNEVKINLIDTPGHADFIAEVERAFGVLDGAVLVLSAVEGVQAQTKLLMAVLEKLAIPVILFVNKIDRSGAQPEAVCKAIRERLSRCVIPLYGTVQAGTKQANIVKKQCGKENPDFYAQCIELAADHDEQLLASYVYGGEISGSRIEETMTRLIREARVYPILAGSAMIGIGINELLEAIARFIPAPQPCANAPLSGVVFKIERAHSGEKIAYIRVFSGSFGVRQTIHVNRKQADGQIEAASYKVKRIQLFDRGRTADATSAGAGEFCKVWGLKEVRIGDVIGTWSERIREIHVAAPQMESRIEAVPKSRDHTLYQALMNMAEEDPLIHIWRDEHHQETYIRLFGEVQKEVIETTLKEAYQLDVRFAETRIVCIEKPRGTGTAVEFMGAEGNPFYATVGFRIDPGEPGSGVTYRLEVELGSLPLAFHAAIEDTVYATLRQGLYGWEVTDIAVTLTHTGYASPVTVAGDFRKLVPLVLMEALSRAGMDVYEPIHEYELTVPAGSISSAMHRLAGLQAVMKEPVMSAGTCLLTGTIPVKTTEAFKRSLHALTEGEGVFIARPCGFIRMESGYPVRKRSDYNPLNRKDYLLHVLRAY; translated from the coding sequence ATGAAAACAATCAATATTGGGATCGTCGCCCATGTCGACGCAGGCAAGACGAGCCTGACTGAACGATTATTGTATGAGACGAAGGTTATCCGGGAGCTTGGCGGGGTCGATTCGGGCAACACGCAGACAGACTCCCTGGAGCTGGAGAGAAGAAGAGGGATTACGATCAAGGCATCGGTCGTCTCTTTCGTCGTTAACGAGGTTAAGATCAATTTGATCGATACACCCGGCCATGCCGACTTCATCGCCGAGGTGGAGCGGGCGTTCGGCGTGTTGGACGGAGCGGTTCTTGTCCTCTCCGCGGTAGAGGGCGTTCAGGCGCAGACGAAGCTGTTAATGGCGGTGCTCGAGAAGCTGGCCATTCCGGTTATCCTGTTCGTGAACAAAATTGATCGGAGCGGCGCGCAGCCTGAGGCGGTATGCAAGGCGATTCGCGAACGGCTGTCCCGCTGCGTTATTCCGCTCTATGGGACCGTGCAGGCGGGGACGAAGCAAGCTAATATTGTCAAAAAACAGTGCGGCAAGGAGAATCCGGACTTCTATGCGCAATGCATCGAGCTGGCGGCCGACCATGATGAACAGCTTCTCGCTTCCTATGTGTACGGCGGCGAGATAAGCGGATCCCGAATCGAGGAGACGATGACCCGTCTTATCCGGGAGGCACGCGTTTACCCGATTCTGGCCGGTTCGGCCATGATCGGGATCGGCATCAACGAGCTGCTGGAAGCCATCGCCCGGTTCATCCCGGCACCGCAGCCGTGCGCCAATGCTCCATTATCCGGAGTCGTGTTCAAGATCGAACGGGCGCACTCCGGCGAGAAAATCGCCTATATCCGCGTCTTCAGCGGAAGCTTCGGCGTCAGACAGACGATTCATGTGAACCGGAAGCAGGCTGACGGACAGATTGAGGCCGCTTCCTATAAGGTTAAGCGGATCCAGCTCTTCGATCGCGGACGGACGGCTGACGCGACGAGCGCGGGAGCCGGCGAATTCTGCAAAGTGTGGGGCTTGAAGGAGGTCCGAATCGGGGATGTCATTGGAACCTGGTCGGAGCGGATTCGAGAGATTCACGTCGCCGCGCCGCAGATGGAATCGCGCATCGAGGCGGTTCCGAAGAGCCGCGATCATACGCTGTATCAAGCCTTGATGAATATGGCGGAGGAAGATCCGCTTATCCATATCTGGCGGGATGAGCATCACCAGGAGACCTATATTCGCTTGTTCGGCGAAGTGCAAAAAGAAGTGATCGAAACGACGCTCAAGGAAGCTTATCAGTTGGATGTTCGCTTCGCGGAGACGAGGATTGTCTGTATCGAGAAGCCGCGAGGAACGGGGACGGCAGTGGAATTCATGGGGGCGGAAGGGAATCCGTTCTATGCCACGGTCGGCTTCCGGATCGATCCGGGCGAGCCTGGAAGCGGCGTAACCTACCGTCTGGAGGTGGAGCTGGGGTCGCTTCCGCTCGCATTCCACGCGGCGATTGAAGATACGGTATATGCCACGCTGCGCCAAGGCTTGTACGGTTGGGAAGTGACGGACATTGCCGTCACCTTGACCCATACCGGATATGCCAGCCCGGTTACGGTGGCCGGCGATTTCAGGAAGCTGGTGCCCTTGGTTCTGATGGAGGCGTTGTCCCGGGCCGGGATGGATGTATATGAGCCGATCCATGAATACGAGCTAACCGTCCCTGCCGGCAGCATCAGCTCCGCCATGCATCGCTTGGCCGGCCTGCAGGCGGTGATGAAGGAGCCGGTCATGTCCGCCGGCACCTGTCTGCTGACCGGAACGATTCCGGTCAAGACGACGGAGGCGTTCAAGCGCAGTCTCCATGCGCTTACGGAAGGAGAGGGCGTGTTCATTGCGCGGCCGTGCGGCTTCATCCGGATGGAATCGGGGTACCCGGTGCGGAAGCGGTCCGACTATAATCCGCTGAACCGCAAGGACTACCTGCTTCACGTCCTTCGCGCATACTAG
- a CDS encoding DNA-binding protein, whose amino-acid sequence MTSSNEPGQSTDLPDKLAKPARRALIAAGYVRLEQLATARESELLKLHGMGPKAMDQLRTALADKGFSFADRE is encoded by the coding sequence ATGACCTCAAGCAATGAACCCGGCCAATCGACTGATCTGCCTGACAAATTGGCCAAGCCCGCCCGCAGAGCGCTTATCGCGGCTGGTTATGTGCGTCTGGAGCAGCTGGCGACAGCTCGTGAGTCGGAACTGTTGAAGCTGCACGGCATGGGGCCGAAAGCGATGGATCAGCTCCGTACGGCGCTTGCCGACAAAGGATTCTCATTCGCGGATCGGGAATGA
- a CDS encoding NUDIX domain-containing protein, with product MMTMPTHIEAVGGIVENEQGHILVVKAKHDGWVFPGGQVEAGENLIGVYSNTGTYKWHDG from the coding sequence ATGATGACCATGCCAACGCATATTGAAGCTGTAGGTGGTATTGTAGAGAATGAGCAAGGACATATTTTGGTAGTGAAGGCGAAGCATGATGGTTGGGTCTTTCCCGGCGGGCAAGTCGAGGCCGGCGAAAATCTGATCGGCGTGTACTCCAACACGGGAACCTATAAGTGGCATGATGGGTAA